In the genome of Entelurus aequoreus isolate RoL-2023_Sb linkage group LG08, RoL_Eaeq_v1.1, whole genome shotgun sequence, one region contains:
- the LOC133655358 gene encoding tyrosine-protein phosphatase non-receptor type 13-like isoform X4 codes for MGTFVTLAEVLESRGSPLDEDEIWTLLLVTSEALQDVSKKGSGTICSILSPGSVLLSSNGSLAFKSCGRYDDVASFVAPEVLQGHTSSTRNTAEKALVYSLGMTFYWCVYYHLPQNQPVHLSAELEGLLLSMCEDTVVRRMDLLTVLETCAHHHKTFLLPPAERLVRQLVEDIYRNSVDANVTTDNGSLLTDRSQMVRDKLHRQSFSNSPGVMKNKISRTFSGASYPPEPTSGRMMNSIPPMITSGRRHTESIGSWQQLNRTACSPYMDGGRHSNSRFLSQFESSMSLSERKNKEMGPEFLRMSDEPVVVLELPGSIVSKKCKSPITQRELTVVMPNGQNIVIKCDVKSRGGDVFDMIAAHANLVEHFYFGLAYIDDNEFFFVDNDCKISKVAPDSWKKVPTTTFVLFFRVKFFVNDISIILHKQTHHQYYLQLRKDLLEDRLSCHEETALYLGALALQTEYGDCMPEVYGRNYCRPDQYVPKSVMEKRALPYILGELQRLHTNNGQMLTDESELEFLKVCLQLPEYGVLFHRVTREKKPVEGEIILGVCAKGVVVYEVKNGCRCTSQTFYWRETATISSNRRKFVIECRASKKKNTFITETSKVAKYLCNLCSSQHKFNNEMNSRQLSHSMASDENIPHYATTCRTQSSRIKSIIGSETPQDDSGLTTPQNESLTRLCEDVAARIEARFKQQRQSLYEQNTCSSSQRSSTGMRSPACSQRSGSEAPFNCPAARETLTKQGSSSEREVICISLKKDPKLGLGIVIVGEDTVGRYDLGIFIASVLPGGPADKDGHIRPGGRLISLNHISLEGATFSEAAEVMQSSPEEVQLIISQPKVPQTPNTARPSALRNYESQSTLMAFGQSGEDSLDEIVSVMMEPKTSNRLHIPQEVRVLNAQDGCMLSSSMNCERPEEITVKLKKLSGSLGISITGGGNAGHPNGGMSIKNLIPGGSAEKDGRIHAGDRLLEVDGISFQSITYEQAVECLRKTREVVTLVVERGPMTFPRGSLGAYTDTSSVSTHNIDTRQQRINSFSSINNPSHAFCEQPSNYNFVTDGSLSCWNTQLCPRPNLQADDFRLS; via the exons ATGGGGACTTTTGTGACCCTGGCAGAGGTGCTAGAGTCCAGAGGTTCACCACTAGATGAGGATGAGATCTGGACTCTGCTGCTTGTCACTTCTGAGGCCTTACAGGATGTTTCCAAGAAAG GTTCTGGCACCATATGCAGTATTCTAAGCCCAGGCTCGGTGCTACTGTCCTCTAATGGGAGCCTTGCCTTTAAGAGCTGTGGACGATATGATGATGTGGCCTCCTTTGTGGCTCCTGAAGTCCTTCAGGGGCATACCTCCTCAACAAGGAACACAGCTGAAAAG GCACTCGTATACTCACTTGGCATGACTTTTTATTGGTGCGTGTATTATCATCTACCTCAAAACCAG CCGGTCCATCTCAGTGCGGAGTTAGAGGGTTTACTCCTGAGCATGTGTGAGGACACAGTGGTCAGACGGATGGACCTGCTGACGGTGCTAGAGACCTGCGCACACCACCACAAGACCTTCCTGCTGCCTCCAGCTGAGCGGCTTGTCAGACAGCTGGTAGAAGACATCTACAGAAACTCG GTTGATGCTAATGTTACGACAGACAATGGATCCTTGCTGACTGATCGCAGTCAGATGGTTAGAGACAAGCTACACA GGCAGTCTTTTTCTAACTCACCAGGGGTAATGAAAAACAAGATCTCCAGAACTTTTTCAGGAGCATCTTATCCACCTGAGCCCACAAG TGGAAGAATGATGAACTCAATCCCCCCAATGATTACCTCGGGGCGTCGGCACACGGAGAGTATCGGGAGCTGGCAGCAGTTGAATAGGACTGCCTGTAGTCCATACATGGATGGTGGTCGACATTCTAACTCCAGATTTCTCTCACAGTTTGAATCTTCCATGAGTTTGAGTGAGAGAAAAAATAAG GAGATGGGTCCAGAGTTCCTAAGAATGTCAGATGAACCGGTAGTTGTCTTGGAGCTCCCGGGATCCATTGTG tcaaaaaaatgtaaatctcccATCACACAAAGAGAGCTGACTGTTGTGATGCCCAATGGTCAAAACATAGTCATCAAATGTGATGTGAAATCCAGAGGAGGGGATGTGTTTGACATGATTGCTGCTCACGCCAACCTGGTGGAACACTTCTACTTCGGACTCGCTTACATCGATG ATAACGAGTTTTTCTTTGTGGACAACGACTGCAAGATCTCCAAAGTTGCTCCAGATAGCTGGAAGAAAGTGCCTACAACCACATTTGTCCTTTTCTTCAGGGTCAAATTCTTTGTAAATGACATTTCTATAATTTT GCACAAACAGACCCACCACCAGTACTACCTCCAACTCAGAAAAGACCTCTTGGAGGACAGATTGTCCTGCCACGAGGAGACTGCACTATACCTCGGAGCATTGGCCTTGCAGACAGAGTATGGGGACTGCATGCCTGAG GTGTATGGTAGAAACTACTGTCGCCCTGATCAATATGTCCCCAAAAGTGTGATGGAAAAACGTGCCTTGCCTTATATCCTTGGAGAGCTGCAACGACTTCATACCAACAACGGCCAAATGCTCACAGATGAATCAGAACTTGAGTTCCTCAAG GTTTGTCTGCAGTTGCCTGAATATGGTGTCTTGTTTCACCGTGTGACACGTGAAAAAAAGCCTGTAGAAGGAGAAATTATACTTGGAGTTTGTGCCAAAGGAGTTGTTGTCTATGAAGTGAAAAATGGCTGCCGTTGCACGAGTCAGACTTTCTACTGGAGGGAGACAGCCACTATTTCCTCCAAT AGACGGAAATTTGTCATAGAGTGTCGGGCTAGTAAGAAGAAGAACACCTTCATCACAGAGACGTCAAAGGTAGCCAAATACCTGTGTAACCTCTGTTCATCCCAGCACAAGTTCAACAATGAAATGAATTCTCGTCAGCTCAGCCACAGCATGGCCTCAG ATGAGAACATCCCTCATTACGCAACAACTTGCCGGACACAAAGCAGTCGGATCAAATCCATCATAGGTTCTGAGACACCACAAGACGACAGTGGTCTGACCACTCCTCAAAATGAATCCTTGACAAGGCTTTGTGAGGACGTCGCTGCAAGGATCGAAGCCCGCTTTAAACAGCAGCGCCAGAGCCTTTATGAACAAAA CACCTGCTCCAGTAGTCAGCGCAGCAGCACTGGCATGCGTTCCCCGGCCTGTTCTCAGAGAAGTGGATCCGAAGCCCCCTTTAACTGCCCAGCAGCCAGAG AAACGCTAACTAAACAGGGGTCATCATCAGAAAGAGAAGTTATATGCATCTCTCTAAAGAAAGACCCAAAGCTTGGGCTGG GTATAGTGATTGTGGGAGAGGACACAGTGGGGCGTTACGACCTGGGCATTTTCATTGCATCTGTGTTACCCGGGGGACCCGCTGATAAGGACGGACATATACGGCCAG GCGGTCGCCTGATCTCTCTGAACCACATCAGCTTGGAGGGCGCCACCTTCAGCGAGGCAGCGGAGGTCATGCAGAGCAGCCCGGAGGAGGTGCAGCTCATTATCTCGCAGCCAAAag TACCCCAAACTCCAAACACTGCACGGCCTTCTGCATTGAGGAATTACGAGTCACAAAGCACACTGATGGCATTCGGACAATCGGGGGAGGACAGCCTGGATGAGATCGTCTCGGTCATGATGGAGCCAAAGACCAGCAATAGGCTACACATCCCCCAAGAAGTCCGTGTTCTTAACGCGCAG GATGGATGCATGCTTTCTTCCTCTATGAACTGCGAGAGGCCAGAGGAGATCACTGTGAAGCTCAAGAAGCTATCAGGAAGTCTGGGAATCAGCATCACT GGTGGTGGCAACGCTGGCCATCCTAATGGGGGAATGTCCATCAAGAACCTCATTCCAGGAGGGTCTGCTGAGAAGGACGGACGCATACATGCAG GTGACAGGCTTTTAGAAGTTGATGGGATCAGTTTTCAGAGCATCACCTACGAACAAGCGGTGGAGTGTCTGAGGAAAACCAGGGAG GTGGTGACTTTGGTTGTGGAGAGGGGGCCCATGACATTCCCCAGGGGGTCTCTGGGTGCCTACACTGACACCAGCAGTGTGTCCACTCACAACATTGATACCAGGCAGCAGAGGATCAACAGCTTCTCGTCTATCAACAACCCTTCACATGCTTTCTGTGAGCAGCCCAGCAACTACAATTTTGTCACTGATG
- the LOC133655358 gene encoding tyrosine-protein phosphatase non-receptor type 13-like isoform X5 — protein MGTFVTLAEVLESRGSPLDEDEIWTLLLVTSEALQDVSKKGSGTICSILSPGSVLLSSNGSLAFKSCGRYDDVASFVAPEVLQGHTSSTRNTAEKALVYSLGMTFYWCVYYHLPQNQPVHLSAELEGLLLSMCEDTVVRRMDLLTVLETCAHHHKTFLLPPAERLVRQLVEDIYRNSVDANVTTDNGSLLTDRSQMVRDKLHRQSFSNSPGVMKNKISRTFSGASYPPEPTSGRMMNSIPPMITSGRRHTESIGSWQQLNRTACSPYMDGGRHSNSRFLSQFESSMSLSERKNKEMGPEFLRMSDEPVVVLELPGSIVSKKCKSPITQRELTVVMPNGQNIVIKCDVKSRGGDVFDMIAAHANLVEHFYFGLAYIDDNEFFFVDNDCKISKVAPDSWKKVPTTTFVLFFRVKFFVNDISIILHKQTHHQYYLQLRKDLLEDRLSCHEETALYLGALALQTEYGDCMPEVYGRNYCRPDQYVPKSVMEKRALPYILGELQRLHTNNGQMLTDESELEFLKVCLQLPEYGVLFHRVTREKKPVEGEIILGVCAKGVVVYEVKNGCRCTSQTFYWRETATISSNRRKFVIECRASKKKNTFITETSKVAKYLCNLCSSQHKFNNEMNSRQLSHSMASDENIPHYATTCRTQSSRIKSIIGSETPQDDSGLTTPQNESLTRLCEDVAARIEARFKQQRQSLYEQNTCSSSQRSSTGMRSPACSQRSGSEAPFNCPAARETLTKQGSSSEREVICISLKKDPKLGLGIVIVGEDTVGRYDLGIFIASVLPGGPADKDGHIRPGGRLISLNHISLEGATFSEAAEVMQSSPEEVQLIISQPKVPQTPNTARPSALRNYESQSTLMAFGQSGEDSLDEIVSVMMEPKTSNRLHIPQEVRVLNAQDGCMLSSSMNCERPEEITVKLKKLSGSLGISITVTGF, from the exons ATGGGGACTTTTGTGACCCTGGCAGAGGTGCTAGAGTCCAGAGGTTCACCACTAGATGAGGATGAGATCTGGACTCTGCTGCTTGTCACTTCTGAGGCCTTACAGGATGTTTCCAAGAAAG GTTCTGGCACCATATGCAGTATTCTAAGCCCAGGCTCGGTGCTACTGTCCTCTAATGGGAGCCTTGCCTTTAAGAGCTGTGGACGATATGATGATGTGGCCTCCTTTGTGGCTCCTGAAGTCCTTCAGGGGCATACCTCCTCAACAAGGAACACAGCTGAAAAG GCACTCGTATACTCACTTGGCATGACTTTTTATTGGTGCGTGTATTATCATCTACCTCAAAACCAG CCGGTCCATCTCAGTGCGGAGTTAGAGGGTTTACTCCTGAGCATGTGTGAGGACACAGTGGTCAGACGGATGGACCTGCTGACGGTGCTAGAGACCTGCGCACACCACCACAAGACCTTCCTGCTGCCTCCAGCTGAGCGGCTTGTCAGACAGCTGGTAGAAGACATCTACAGAAACTCG GTTGATGCTAATGTTACGACAGACAATGGATCCTTGCTGACTGATCGCAGTCAGATGGTTAGAGACAAGCTACACA GGCAGTCTTTTTCTAACTCACCAGGGGTAATGAAAAACAAGATCTCCAGAACTTTTTCAGGAGCATCTTATCCACCTGAGCCCACAAG TGGAAGAATGATGAACTCAATCCCCCCAATGATTACCTCGGGGCGTCGGCACACGGAGAGTATCGGGAGCTGGCAGCAGTTGAATAGGACTGCCTGTAGTCCATACATGGATGGTGGTCGACATTCTAACTCCAGATTTCTCTCACAGTTTGAATCTTCCATGAGTTTGAGTGAGAGAAAAAATAAG GAGATGGGTCCAGAGTTCCTAAGAATGTCAGATGAACCGGTAGTTGTCTTGGAGCTCCCGGGATCCATTGTG tcaaaaaaatgtaaatctcccATCACACAAAGAGAGCTGACTGTTGTGATGCCCAATGGTCAAAACATAGTCATCAAATGTGATGTGAAATCCAGAGGAGGGGATGTGTTTGACATGATTGCTGCTCACGCCAACCTGGTGGAACACTTCTACTTCGGACTCGCTTACATCGATG ATAACGAGTTTTTCTTTGTGGACAACGACTGCAAGATCTCCAAAGTTGCTCCAGATAGCTGGAAGAAAGTGCCTACAACCACATTTGTCCTTTTCTTCAGGGTCAAATTCTTTGTAAATGACATTTCTATAATTTT GCACAAACAGACCCACCACCAGTACTACCTCCAACTCAGAAAAGACCTCTTGGAGGACAGATTGTCCTGCCACGAGGAGACTGCACTATACCTCGGAGCATTGGCCTTGCAGACAGAGTATGGGGACTGCATGCCTGAG GTGTATGGTAGAAACTACTGTCGCCCTGATCAATATGTCCCCAAAAGTGTGATGGAAAAACGTGCCTTGCCTTATATCCTTGGAGAGCTGCAACGACTTCATACCAACAACGGCCAAATGCTCACAGATGAATCAGAACTTGAGTTCCTCAAG GTTTGTCTGCAGTTGCCTGAATATGGTGTCTTGTTTCACCGTGTGACACGTGAAAAAAAGCCTGTAGAAGGAGAAATTATACTTGGAGTTTGTGCCAAAGGAGTTGTTGTCTATGAAGTGAAAAATGGCTGCCGTTGCACGAGTCAGACTTTCTACTGGAGGGAGACAGCCACTATTTCCTCCAAT AGACGGAAATTTGTCATAGAGTGTCGGGCTAGTAAGAAGAAGAACACCTTCATCACAGAGACGTCAAAGGTAGCCAAATACCTGTGTAACCTCTGTTCATCCCAGCACAAGTTCAACAATGAAATGAATTCTCGTCAGCTCAGCCACAGCATGGCCTCAG ATGAGAACATCCCTCATTACGCAACAACTTGCCGGACACAAAGCAGTCGGATCAAATCCATCATAGGTTCTGAGACACCACAAGACGACAGTGGTCTGACCACTCCTCAAAATGAATCCTTGACAAGGCTTTGTGAGGACGTCGCTGCAAGGATCGAAGCCCGCTTTAAACAGCAGCGCCAGAGCCTTTATGAACAAAA CACCTGCTCCAGTAGTCAGCGCAGCAGCACTGGCATGCGTTCCCCGGCCTGTTCTCAGAGAAGTGGATCCGAAGCCCCCTTTAACTGCCCAGCAGCCAGAG AAACGCTAACTAAACAGGGGTCATCATCAGAAAGAGAAGTTATATGCATCTCTCTAAAGAAAGACCCAAAGCTTGGGCTGG GTATAGTGATTGTGGGAGAGGACACAGTGGGGCGTTACGACCTGGGCATTTTCATTGCATCTGTGTTACCCGGGGGACCCGCTGATAAGGACGGACATATACGGCCAG GCGGTCGCCTGATCTCTCTGAACCACATCAGCTTGGAGGGCGCCACCTTCAGCGAGGCAGCGGAGGTCATGCAGAGCAGCCCGGAGGAGGTGCAGCTCATTATCTCGCAGCCAAAag TACCCCAAACTCCAAACACTGCACGGCCTTCTGCATTGAGGAATTACGAGTCACAAAGCACACTGATGGCATTCGGACAATCGGGGGAGGACAGCCTGGATGAGATCGTCTCGGTCATGATGGAGCCAAAGACCAGCAATAGGCTACACATCCCCCAAGAAGTCCGTGTTCTTAACGCGCAG GATGGATGCATGCTTTCTTCCTCTATGAACTGCGAGAGGCCAGAGGAGATCACTGTGAAGCTCAAGAAGCTATCAGGAAGTCTGGGAATCAGCATCACT GTGACAGGCTTTTAG